The sequence ATTACTCCTATTGGATTAGATTTTGCAAGTAAAGCTGCTGCCATTCCAGTGAAACCGAAATTAGGGAAGCTTGATAATTGAGTGGCATTGTAGTTTATACCAGCAACATGAGTTGCTCCACCAATACCTGCTATAGCTCCTGAAATAACCATTGCAAGAATTATATTCTTCTTAATGCTAATTCCACCATACTCTGCTGCAAATGGGCTTAATCCAACAGATCTTAATTCATAACCTATTGTTGTTTTGGTTAATAATAAATGTACTAATATAACTATAACTACTGCTAAAATTAAAGCTATACTTGTTCTGTAATCAGGTCCAAATAACTTCATTAATTTAGCTGAATCTTGAATTTCTCTTGAACTTGCTGCACCTGTCTTATTAAGAGGTCCCATTACAAATATATTAGAAACATACATTGCTATAAAGTTTAACATTATTGTAGGAACAACTTCACTTACTCCTCTAGTAGCTTTAAGGAATCCAGCTATACCAGCCCATATACCTCCAGCTATTATACCTGCAAGAACTATTAAAATTGCATGCAAAAC comes from Clostridium sp. TW13 and encodes:
- a CDS encoding ABC transporter permease, with amino-acid sequence MDNTIKKSKKVDFLKAIKAIGFPIISIIFAMLVAVIFVCVSTKTGFIDAAVNLFSSIWLGSFGDMSSISETLVFVTPLIFTGLANAIAFKTGLFNIGTEGQFIIGMLAAAIVGLIPGIPSVLHAILIVLAGIIAGGIWAGIAGFLKATRGVSEVVPTIMLNFIAMYVSNIFVMGPLNKTGAASSREIQDSAKLMKLFGPDYRTSIALILAVVIVILVHLLLTKTTIGYELRSVGLSPFAAEYGGISIKKNIILAMVISGAIAGIGGATHVAGINYNATQLSSFPNFGFTGMAAALLAKSNPIGVIFGAIVFGALESSSLTLQMNGIPKDIVYLVQSIIILFIAADSVYKILGNKLKKNKGVKVNG